Below is a genomic region from Culicoides brevitarsis isolate CSIRO-B50_1 chromosome 2, AGI_CSIRO_Cbre_v1, whole genome shotgun sequence.
CAATTGGGCAATGTCAAGAATTAGCTGATtggcaattaattaattattttagtttttattttaaactagccgttgcataattttttaataattttctgaatttttttttttactattttagcGCTACTTTTTGAACTCAAATAAGcttaaaataccgaaaacagcctattttattgcattttttttttcaaaagatatttttttggacaGGACATCATCGTGACTCATTtacatgaagaagaaaaatgtacCGAATCACCGACAAATTACATCATCGCAAAGAGCAAAACTCGTTTTCATCATTGGAAAAACCCTTCGGTAAACTCTCAATGAAAACGTGCCCATCATCAACTGTTGCTCaccaaaaactaataaaaaccGAAATATTTCAATGAAAGAGACATGAAATgatcatttttcacatttgCTGCCAAATTCCATTgagattttctgtttttacaTCGTCCGATGCAACGTAAGCCCATAAAAGACGTAAAATATCTGTTTGATTTATGATATCGGTCATTTTAATGCAATGTATGTGACTGCAGGCCACAAGATGAAAATACGTGCCAAAGCTCttgttttctcatttttttttgtgttgcaatATCGAACTTTATTTGCATGTCCCTTGCGTtgttttttctgtcttttgtTAAACTtgctgaatttttcttttgtgtcgCGTCGTCATTCAAcaacaaaagatgaaaaaaaaaaaaaaaaaaggggaAATGAATAAAAGAAACTTACTCATTCTTCTGCAAATTCAAGAAAGTAATCGAGTCACCATATCCCACAAATGCATCTTCTGCAATTACGCTGATGTTGTTTGATCGCAAATCCAAATGACGGAGTCTGTGCAACGGCTTGAGTGCTTCGCTTGGAATCACATGGAGATTATTATCGCCCAACCGTAAATATTGCAAGTTTTctgaaaaaagagaagaaaagaagaaaatcataagaaaaatcattgagagaaaagtttttgtgcAAGAAATCGTGTCGTGATGAAGAAAATGATGTGAAAAGTATCGTGTGAAAaggaaaatggatttttattgatCACGCATCTTTAATCTGGTTTGGTAGTTCGTTGTggtatgatatatttttttgtaattattttttttagaaatttaataattttcagaaaaaatttatattttcaagacAAAGTAGGAAGAGGGAAAATGGAGACGTAGatacaattttcatttcaagctcatatgattttttttataaaatcaggttttaaacctttttagccttaaattgatcaaatttgatcaaaaatattttttttttggctaattttcaaaaaaatttttaaaatatattgacTTTATCAAGAATTTcactattttataaaatattttttaattttacatatttttatacattaattttgaaaattaaaatttttcacaaaaaaaattaaaaagaagaatttttaaatattaaaattttaattaatttttaatatttattaaatatttaaaatttataaatttaaaaaaaaaataaaaatttaaaatttataaaacttaaataaaatttaaataaaaattaaataaagtttattaaagtttttaatttaaaaacaaaaacttagatatttttttttaattgaaaaatattttttttttaattttttgtagccATTTAATGCATTTTGGTGCTAcagaatgtcaaaaatttaagaattttaaaatttttacattaactaaagtttcgttgaaaaaatatgaattttttttatctaaaaagtaCAATTCTGagctttaaacttttaattttcgaaattgaagAACCCCTTGTAAAGTACCGTCCATTCCTCTTTGCCTTAATACGTCTGGAGTGCCATTAAAGTCCTGCAACTCttacattttcattaatttgctGGCTGTAGAAATGTTTCCACATGAACTTCAAGATAAAATCTCCTgggtaagattttttcttgcttttcctTCATCGCAGTGCGTTATCTTATTCCTTTTCATTACCCCAGAATGAAATATACTTGATATTCATTCATTACAACGTTCTGCAAAAGACatttctttaaacttttttttgttgttgaatttttttttttgcctaacGCAACATGAACTCGGCAGTGACAACGAGATAAGAAAATTTGCTGTGCCGAAGAAAAAgatgaagacgaagaagaacaaGGTATCATCAGTAAACATTAcattatatttttccattacaaTCTGTCTGTCTTCTAGCATTTTTCTTGACTACGAGCGactatcaaaattattatgtcTCTTACTTTGTTTACTCTGTGTTTATTTTGCCAGGGAACgtctttattatattattagagGCACGTTCCTCAcacatagcaaaaaaaaatttgtaaaaaaaaaacttcgagTGACATAGATGTGATGAGTGTATTAAGCAAAACAAACGAAGGAAAGaaagcaaagttttttttatgaatattttcttttatctcTCATGTAAAAGCGAAGAAAAATGTTCCTTGCCTCATATTGTTTGGAAAAAAACATGACGGGTAATAAGTAACAGGTTACATGTCGTGTTCGAGGTTGACGATTTATTTGTGAGACTTCATTAagtaccagacgtctccattatTTGATGAATTCGGAATAAAGTCACATCATAAAGACATCATTCAAAGCCGATTTCATGGATGCAGACgtgtttttcgtttcattcgGTTTTTGCTACGGATTTAAAAGGGGTGAAATTTATCCCTTGAGAGGTTAATGGTACCTCTTAAGGGATAAATTTTACCCCTTTTGATCTTTTGAGGTTGATTCCTTAAGGCTTAAGTAATCAATCTGACCCCTatagaggtcaatttgacccCCTTTGAAATTGACCATCTTCAGTCCCAAgaaataaattcttcaaaaaggtTCATTTGATACCTCTTGGTTAAATTATGGGACTGAAGATGGTCAATTTTAATGGGGGTCAACTTGACCTCTAAAGGGGTCAGATTGATTACAAAGAGGTTAAATAGATCCTTTCAGGAGTTACTTAAACTTCTAAAGGATCAATCGATTCTCTTAAAAGGAATCAATCTGACCTCTAAAGAGGTCCGAATGGGTCTTAAGGATTCacattgatcccttaagaagatgtttatttttttttctaagggATCAATTGAATCCTTAAGCAATCTATCTGACCCCttaaagaggtcaatttgacccCCTTTGGAAAAGAGcatctttaatattttgaaactaAAGATGCTTAATTCCCATCAGGGGGTCTTAAAGGGGTCAAATTGATTCCTTAATAGATTATACTGATCCCTTAAAAAGAAGTTCATTTGACTTCCAAGGGATCAATTTAATCTCTTAAGGAACCAATCTCATACCCTTTCACTCCGTAGgttgttttgtatttcttgaaaaatttcattaaacctGCTGTAATAATGTTTGCGTGTCACGTGTGAAGTATACCGAACATAAAAAGCAGCTACAAAGTATCACAACTTGTATATTCAAATTGAATACAAAACAACCGAGAAACAAACTTTGCTCTGCCACAGAGCAACACAAACACACTCACAAGACACACTTTAAAATGCCTTTAAACAGCAAAGGGAAACACAACAATAACCCACAGTGTAACGTTGTGTCATTCATGTCTTTATTGATTCTgactttttgaaacttttatgTTCGCCGTATACCCGCAAATGTCACACACGAGAAAATGCaacaattgaattatttatttattttccatcacTTTGTGTTTTCTAAAAACACTTCTAGCTATTTTGACAAGTTGtggaaaaatactgaaaagtTCACAAAAGGaggaaattttaagtgaaaatgtGAGAGTAGCGGAAGCTTTtacgaaaagaaaaagttttttttctcggttcCGTTTCCAGGTGAGTCTCGTTTCCGTTCAAATTTCACGATTCTTTGCATAGgcagcgattttttttctaacatcgTAACATGTATCGCAAGTATAGATTAGCATGCCAGTGTTTCATGCTGTTCAGTCATATCCGTTGGAAATCGCGTTTGATAGTTAAAATTTAGAGGTTTGGGCAGGGAGATTCTGTCTGTCAGTTTTTGGGCTTcaagtgtattttttttaaaaatttaatggagaatgggacaaaaatattaaatttacttgaatGCTTTATCgcaagatattttatttttgtgcctgaattttttttcttttaaattaatgagaaaatttgctcttcaaaaaaaataatctttaaaaaaaaatcaattttattattttttaaaaaaaaataaacgaaaaagtttttttaaaatttgacagtaatcttgataaaaaattatttttagctatatattatgaataaattaaaaattaagaaaaataaaaatttgattaaaatctttttttaataaaagccaaaaaatatttaaaaaaaatttaaaattaaatttaaattataaaaaaatttttttttcaaaattttatcaaattattgaaataaaaattaaaaaaaaaataaaaaattaaaaaaaaaataaaaatttattaaacttttaaccatcaaaaatttacgtaagccaaaattttttaacaaactaaaattatttcatctaaaaattgaaattgaatgactgccaatcaacaaaaaattgattaaaatgcaCTCTAAATCCGCATTTTTACTGCACAAGTCTTCCTCCATCAACATGtttcaataaatacaaaaaaatttcctgcctaacacatttttatggaaaaaaaactcacacacgagtttcaattttatttttcatgtgtatccattttttttatcgctacTGAACTTTTGCAGTacatgaatttatattttttcaacgtgCCTGTCTCGTATTTCTCTCGTTTTGAATGTTATTGCTGGCAAACGAAGCTTTACTAGGATTTTGcagttaattaaaatcgaCACGTTtaccttttaaattaaatatcaaagttGCTCGAGACAGTAAATGACTCATTTGGCAGCAGTAAAAGCGcattttgagtgatttttggGCTCAActgctcttaaaaaattaattttttaaagaaatgcaaaaaaaaatttaattattttattgaaaaaatcaattttctgctaaataattaattttgaagcattatttgaacataattttgctcttttgatgcaaatttaatttttttgttaaattaaaatttacatgaaacttgatttctcatgaaaatcttaatttatttgaccttaaatattgatttttaaagtagAAAACATGCCAATAATTTTACgtgataaaaacgaaaaactttCTGTCCcaatcttttttcattttttttatcacattatAAATATTGGTTTGAACTTTTCCAGATAAGCCTTTTTTTAATACgatttctttcatatttttgtcatCTTTCTCATGTTCATGTCtgataagcaaaaaaataataatatgaaaaaaatgttgagccAGAGAAAAATATGCAGACATGAAAAAAGCTTATCTTAAtaacacaaatttattttttgtatcactTAGCATTCGATGCGATGCCCGGAGCAAATTCAATCTGCGTCAACAGAATCTCCCTCGATATTTTTCTCGTTCTCTAATTGAAGTGCAGtgcaacgaaaaataataattttatatgaaaaccAGCTTGCTAAACGTGTTGAATgcattttgcgaaaaaaaaaatctaatagaataaagaaaaacttttctcatcattttatgtcagttttgcataaaaaaaactttttttctgctgtttaTGGTTTGAAGGGTTGTCGGGGTGAGATGAGGACTTACCTTCCAATCCGGCAAATGCATCTTTATCGATCACGCTAATTTGATTTCCCTCGAGCTCGAGCGAATTCAAGAGAGTTAAATGACGAAAGACATTGGCAGGCACCTCCGATAACTGATTGTGGGCCAAAATGAGGGAATCCAAGTTGCGTAATcctgaaaaaatcaatttaaaaaacttttcttcataaaaaattttttttttcttaccttcaaAATCCCCCTCTcgtattttcttaattttattctctTGTATCTCCAATTTTTTCAGCGTATCCAGTATCGCCAATGCACGTTGTGGCACTTGTTGTAGCAGATTGCCGCCCAAGTTGAGACGTTTCAGTTTCCTTtagcaacaaaaattgaattttaatacggccccatcatcatcatcaatcatACTTACTTTTCGAGTCCGCGGAACGCATCGGGTTcgactaaattaattttgttctcgTACATCGTCAAAATCTCCAGAGTATCGAGACCCTCGAACGCCTTTGCGTGTATCTGTCCAATTTTGTTGTGATTCACGTTAAATATCAGCAAATGGTGCAGATTTTTCAGCGCAGTCGATGGTACTTTGGTTAATTGATTTTGCGAAACGTCGAGTTGTGTGAGACCTTTgcctgtaaaaattaaattaaaaaaaaaattatttgaaaaattctttgtaaATTGGAATTTTGATGACGATGACAATGAATAAcggggaaaaataatttttaaaattcttcaaccgGATATTTTCACGCTGTGATGAAGTTGAGTTTGCTTTGTTTGGAGTGCAATTTTAGTaatgaatagttttttttgttgctttttgacTGTTATAAATGtcaaatcaacattttttgtggttttttttacaataaaatagaGAAATAGTTACACTTTAGAACAAAGGAAAGcaaaatgagaaatattttcatcaacaaccaatttgagaaattaaagtaaaaataaggcattaaaataattgaaaagtttttaatttaatgccaGGTTCaagtttaagaattaaaaatttttaaaaattaattaatttttttttaattaaaatgaatttaatttaaattaaattaataaataaaaaaattaaattataataattaaaaaaaattaaaatcaaataaattaaaaaaattaaaataaaattaaattaaattaaaaaaattaaataaataaaaataaaaaacttaattaaattccatttttaaattaaattattttttattttattattttttaaaaattaaaaaataaattaaattaaattaaattaaaaaaaataaattaaattaaaacaaaaaaaaattaaaataaaataaataaaaattaaaaaataaattaaattccatttttaaattaaattaatttttattttatttttttttattattttttgatattcacgatcaattttaaaaaatttaataaaaattaagttaaattaaattaaaattcaatattagaAGAGAAAAGAtgcttagaaaaaatttaatgaaaaatttcaattaattaaaaaaaaatattttaaatttttaatgaggcattccgtgaaaatttcattaaaaatttattaaaaactcttcatttagtaaaattcaaaacttgcataaaaaattatttctcatgaAGTTAATTCCAAAACATTtgcaaaacatgcaaaaataaaacacgaaTTAACACTAAACCCATTAAACTGATAACAAGAGAAAACTTTTCTCGCAACACGACCCGAACctgacttaattttaattttctttcgcaAAATTACCGCGAAAAATGAATCGATTCTCATAACgcgaaaaacttttaactcGACTccatcccaaaaaaaaaattagcataaagtaatgaaattttccattatgaacgtttattataataattatgacATACTTTGCTTGTCAAATTAAAACAACAGGTACTATCTCACGcgtatttttcagtttttctcaTCGCGCCTCCTCGTTCTTTtgtgcaaataaatatttagtgtTCGTGCCAAAATGAAACTACAAAAACACCGTGAATGAATGTTCTTTGCATTATTCATGTCTGGCACTTAGGTGTTttactaaacaaaaaaacaacaaaaacagtcGAAAAAATGATCCGACGAAGGTGAATAACACAATTACGTTTCATTCATTATTTAGAGTCATTTGAATCTATTACGGTTGCTCGCACATTTGCTTACTGCGAGACGATGCAGACAtccaaacaaatcaaaaagttaaattggCGATGATTGGTCTACCTGACGAGGAACGGGTGAGTCAAAGTGACCCCtgaagtgaattttttgaccccttagcttaagggattaatttaacttattttaaggagttaatttgatcccttaagatgTCAATTCAGTCCCTTCGAGaggtaaaattgaaaagtttagaAGGGGTCAAGTTGACCTCAAAAGACCTCTTAAGCCCTTAAAGCTTTTGAGGTCAACTTGACCCCTTCTGAAGTGATTTATTTAAGGGATTAAATTGACATCTTAAGCTTAAGGGTTCAATTTGACCTCTTTTAAGGGATCAGTTTGACCCCTTATGAGTCAAGTTGACCCTTTAGAagtcaaattgatctcttaagggtcaaattgaccccttGAGTGAATTCTATGATTccataagtttaaatttaaagggaTCATCTCTTAAACCTTTAAGGCATCAAAACATTCACTTAAggagtcaatttgatcccttcaagAGGTTCAATTCAGATTTTCAGaaggggtcaatttgaccTCAAAGACTCCCAAAACTAAAAAGAGCTTAAGAGGTCAACTTGACCCCTTTTGAAGTTATTAATTGAAAGGATCATATTGACATCTTAAGTGATCAGTTAGACCTATGATGAGGTTAAATTGACCCCTTATGATCTAAATTGACCCCTTAGAagtcaaattgaccccttatgtgaatttttttgatgcctTAAAGACTTAAGAgatcataaaattcatttaagggGTCAGATTTGACTCCTGATGTATCAATATTGTCAAATTTGACTCTTAAAGGGTCAACTTGACTCCAAAGGGGTCTTTCTGATCCCTTGAAAAACCAATCTCTTCcgtaaattgataattttgttcaaaacttACCTAACGAGCTCAACGACGTCTCCTCAATTGCCGCCAAACTACTATTGTGTATCGTCAGATGCCGAATATCCAATGCGAGAAACAGAAATCCTTGCAACTTCGGCAAATTATTGTGTCGCAACttcaaatagaaaataatcggatttttgccttttaaagCGCTCATGGCACGCGTAATGTGTCCCACATCTGTCGCTTCGCACAAAATATCCAAGCCATTTTTCTTCACTTGGCAGGCGCACGGCGAAATTTCGCTGGCAGCGGGGCACGTTTGCGGCGCCGGACCTTGTTGCGCCGTACAACTGTGGCACAGCAAGAGCCCGAGGAGCGTTATGTACACTCCCAGGGCGCAAAGTGACGGCATTCCTCGCGTCGAAGGCTGCCGTTTAGCGACAAGCGGCTCCAGTGCGTCACGATGACGACAATCTGTAATgagaaaaaggagaaaaaatttggtaagaGAGGTGTTAAGTCATGACAATAATtccattttctcaaaaaaaaggcaaaaaaaactttattcatttagtctttcaataaaattacgagagagaaagagagaaaaaaaaacttttaaacccAAAACCAAACTTGAGAGGTTAATTATTCTTttgctaaacttttttttctctactttcGTGCACATTTCCAAACTTTCCttttaattaaagtgaaaaaaaaaacacgaaagaaggataaaaactttttgatttctcacaacagcaaaaaaaaagtcaaggacattaaatttaaagagtgattttttttttcgtgaacgaCATTCGAcccttatttaaataatttattgatactCGGGAACCCTTTTTGTTCGCTTTTTGCCTAATTTGTTCCTCAGATCCAATCTTGGACAAATGACAATGCAATGACATCcgttttttcaaaatgcttGTTTGCACGAGACAAGTCCCTTCTTTAAAACGATTTTATGggcagttttttatttattcatgatttgtcgagaaaaaaacatttttttatttgagtttcTTTTATGATTTGATGGCGGCAATGACAATCACATTTTGGGCACATGTCACGGAAAAGGGACATTAAGTCATGAGAAAATAAGGATTTTCAAGCATTTTTGAGTTAAtaagttaaagtttttatgacaaaaaaaaagtattgatGTTTACGTATGAAGTTGGGTGTGAGGTAGTAAAATCCAATTTTGATGggatttttacataaaattttatgtttaaacatatttttttagtatttgagGTGAAAATGTatgttaacaaatatttttagaaatcataaaagtaaaaatttgaactttttatgataaaattttatcaaaaattttaataaaatattgattaaatgaGAATttcgggcaaaaaaaaatttaaaaaaaaataatggaatttttcaataattttattgattaaaaaaaattaatttcctacACATAtatctttgaattttaaattttcaaaatttaataaaaataatttgtttaaaaaaaattaactaattaattatttattaattaactttaattttaatttaattaataaaataattaaaattaattaattaaaaaaaattaatttaattaaaattaaaaaatttgttttaataaaaatgaataattttaattaaatgaattatttttaattttctcaaattatattttagaatcaatttttatatttcttagaataaaaatctaaaactacgtcaaaaatcaaaaataatttttttaaaaaatattatttgaaactCTTActcttaattattaaaaaattaaaaaataaaaaaaatttaaattatcattaaatttatttttttttaaattaataatataatttttatttaaaaaaaatagaaaatttaaatgaagttttatatttttaaggaaaaaaaatctaaaacaacGTAAAAgatgtaagaaaaatatttaaaaaattaaataataaaaaaatatttaaaaaaaaaaaaaatttaaatgaaattttaaaatttaaaaaaattaaaacaattttaaaatgttttttttaattaaatatttatgaatttaatttaattttttataaaaaattaatttaaaattttaataaaaataaaaaaaattaaaactacgtcgaaaattaaaaataaaacaataaaaaatatttatttataatcttatattaaaatatttaaaaaaaaataatcactaATCAATTATTATCAATCCATTAAAATCCGATTTCCTCGTAACTTTCAATCCCTTAACCTTCCacgaaatattaaataaattaatgaaaaatgtcaaatcgtGACGCAAAATCCTTCAATCTTTGGACCGTTCCGCAAAACAACCCATTTTAAATCTATTAATAACACCTTTCGATCACGAACATTTccccaattaattaattcgcaTCAATCCACTTCACTTGAAAGAGACACGTGTTGATATGAAACTGAAATATTTGCTTAGgcctacaaaaattttccttgcagtaaagtaataaaatttcaaaggaaaattcttAATCACTCACACTCCGCGTGCGCTTCTTCACCTTCGTTTCACTCGAGTTCACAATGTGgcataaaaaagacaaatttccaCATTACTCAACATTtcctaaataaacaaaaagactgttcttttatttatagagGGAAAAATTCTCCGAAAAAATGAagcaataaatacaaataaagacacacacaaacgataaaaagctttttttttgtcgtaattgtgtcgtcgtcgtaacGTTATCTGATGCCTGACGTCGCGTGGGTTTGATTATCTCACATTACACCgttttttgagtgtttttaAGCCggttagaggaaaaaaaagatgaaaattaggtCAAAGTTTGGCGCGcttgaataattaatgaattgtTTGTACAACAAATTATCGGGAAACGAATcgacttttatcaaaaaatgacttttatgTCGATGGTACGAAGGAAGTCAAGTGACTCAGTCATTAATTAGCCTTGagcaatgtttgttttttccatTTGAGGAAGGATACAACTGATAATAGAGACAATGTGCGTTGATGAATGAAGTGAAAAGCCACAAAAGGTTTCCATTTTATCTCTTTCGCTTTTAAACgacttttgtttttctttcttcattcgtatttttgtttgaaatttcgttttgtttcgacaaaaatgacgtcttttgtggaatttttatcaaaaaaattgactttgaatgcaaattttaatcaaaaagtgaTCCCAgagtcaattttttgattaaaatttagtctTCAAAGAACACAAAAGACGCTTTTATTGTCTTCGTTTCTTCATTTGGGGAATTCCAGGCATAACGTTGATTCCTTATGTGTGTCATAAAGGTTAATCCTTGGGGAAGTTTGTGGTTGTGGTGATAAACAAAGCATTTAATGGAACCATATTTCTGTGTTTCGagcttcaaataaaatttatcttgtcGTCTGTGTATCGTATTTTTGTGGTAATTTAGCCTGAAGGGACTTTGCTCTGTAAATAAAACCAAAGTgagaaaatcttcttttttttcttcttcttcttcgacaAGAAATAATCCACGTTAATAAAAAGAACATGAGACATAAGACGTTGTTATGatggcaaaaaatttgtagaaaaaaatttccgcttcttaagagatgaaaattttcaaggacGTTGCGTGGCTTTTGttgcgtaaaaaaaagtttttatttgcataaaatcaTGAGATAAttcttaatgtttttttttcttgcagttACAAAGGAAAAAGATAATTATATGAGTACCCATCAGAAAATTTGTAGAGTGGAAAAAGTAGGTCGTTCACTGTTTCTGACaacttcatttaaaattacgtcacattttattcaaaaaaaaaaagtcaagagcAAAAAGTGTCGACAGAACAATTGCTTTATATCGCCCTTTTGAAATCGCAAGCAAGTCacctttttcattttaatttttaaataaatttatgaagttaattaaaaaagttcttttcacCTTTTATGCATTTTAGTGTGAAATTCTAAAAGAGCAAAGTGCATAAAAGCAAAGTTTGTacctaataattattttttttctttagatatAAATTAAATGGTGACTatgttattaaaagaaaaaaaaagatttgtgATACGCAAActcttttatgaatttttttttatcaaaagaatattaatgaaagccattttttggcttttgacGGTATTACAAAGCTTTATTTGgcgcttttgaaaaaatatttttaattaaaagagttcttttgaaattgcatttttagtttttttttctttttttggtcAAAGTATGAAGTTCAAAAAGCGTAAAAATTGACCTTTCTAcaaaggaatattttttaaaaatgtcgaaaaaagggaaattttttttattgttaattaaaattacaaaaaaatgattttttattactttttagtatatttaataaaagaaaaatgtaagaaatttaattattat
It encodes:
- the LOC134831458 gene encoding leucine-rich repeat-containing G-protein coupled receptor 4, yielding MPSLCALGVYITLLGLLLCHSCTAQQGPAPQTCPAASEISPCACQVKKNGLDILCEATDVGHITRAMSALKGKNPIIFYLKLRHNNLPKLQGFLFLALDIRHLTIHNSSLAAIEETSLSSLGKGLTQLDVSQNQLTKVPSTALKNLHHLLIFNVNHNKIGQIHAKAFEGLDTLEILTMYENKINLVEPDAFRGLEKKLKRLNLGGNLLQQVPQRALAILDTLKKLEIQENKIKKIREGDFEGLRNLDSLILAHNQLSEVPANVFRHLTLLNSLELEGNQISVIDKDAFAGLEENLQYLRLGDNNLHVIPSEALKPLHRLRHLDLRSNNISVIAEDAFVGYGDSITFLNLQKNDIKTLPALAFENLNSLETLNIQNNKLQSITEEVMEPIIDTLRVVDIMDNPLICSCDLIWFPNLLRELKNRDDEMTQKKRPMCLMPNEHREYFVQNMPIDRMNCLKSPPSSSKRGAAPSSATTRKYLEYFVTMSGMFLWQICI